From Paenibacillus sp. PK3_47, the proteins below share one genomic window:
- a CDS encoding radical SAM protein has product MYLVYADEQGNVYDHPELYGLARSGDMIVEMLEEELIPLPEGATLVGLPSTRAVGMDPETGEMTALPEGSQAVGALLPQGFTRLCLPGYVKTDKSYKLPLFGYSAVVWKDGGFYVAADPTDDPEQWNPLNCDRDDVEAGVGDLTAKYPENRLYGHLSNCALGYECLTSSNTFLGRWEGGVPVSYSCNAGCFGCISEQPDDSGFVSPQTRMNFRPTVSEITEVMLEHLKTPQSIISFGQGCEGEPSTQAKLIIESIREVRSITDMGYININTNAGLNDHIRSIVDAGLDLMRVSTISALDDHYNAYYKPRGYTLANVEKSLKYAASQGVYTSINYLIFPGVTDREEEIEAMVEFVRRTDLKLIQMRNLNIDPESYLELIPPAQGEILGMKTMLEIFREELPGVVIGSFTHVPPAELARVKQRRVSL; this is encoded by the coding sequence ATGTATTTGGTATATGCTGACGAGCAAGGAAACGTATACGATCACCCCGAGCTGTACGGATTGGCCCGCAGCGGGGATATGATCGTTGAGATGCTGGAGGAAGAACTGATTCCGCTGCCGGAAGGAGCTACGCTGGTAGGTCTGCCAAGCACACGTGCGGTAGGCATGGATCCCGAAACTGGTGAAATGACGGCGCTGCCGGAGGGGTCGCAGGCTGTCGGAGCGCTGCTGCCGCAGGGCTTTACCCGGCTCTGCCTTCCTGGCTACGTCAAGACAGACAAGTCGTACAAGCTTCCGCTCTTCGGCTATTCGGCTGTAGTGTGGAAGGACGGGGGCTTTTATGTGGCTGCTGACCCGACGGATGATCCGGAGCAGTGGAATCCCTTGAACTGTGACAGGGATGATGTAGAAGCGGGCGTAGGGGATTTGACTGCCAAATATCCGGAGAACCGTCTTTACGGGCATTTGTCCAATTGTGCGCTGGGTTATGAGTGCTTGACCTCTTCCAATACATTCCTGGGGCGCTGGGAAGGCGGAGTGCCGGTTTCGTATTCCTGTAATGCCGGATGCTTTGGCTGTATTTCCGAACAACCGGATGACAGCGGCTTTGTATCCCCGCAGACACGGATGAATTTCCGTCCTACGGTGAGCGAGATTACAGAGGTTATGCTCGAGCATCTCAAGACTCCGCAATCCATTATCAGCTTCGGTCAAGGCTGTGAGGGTGAACCTTCCACCCAGGCCAAACTGATTATTGAGTCGATCCGTGAAGTGCGTTCAATTACAGATATGGGCTATATCAATATCAATACGAACGCCGGTCTTAACGATCATATCCGCAGCATTGTGGATGCAGGGCTTGATTTGATGCGGGTCAGCACCATCAGCGCTCTCGATGATCATTATAATGCGTACTACAAGCCGCGCGGATATACTCTGGCCAATGTGGAGAAGTCTTTGAAGTATGCTGCATCGCAAGGTGTGTACACCTCGATTAACTATTTGATTTTCCCTGGTGTAACCGACCGTGAGGAAGAGATCGAAGCAATGGTTGAGTTCGTCAGACGTACGGACCTGAAGCTGATCCAGATGCGTAACCTGAACATCGACCCCGAGAGCTATCTGGAATTGATTCCTCCTGCACAAGGAGAGATCCTCGGAATGAAGACGATGCTTGAGATTTTCCGAGAAGAGCTGCCGGGTGTGGTGATTGGCTCATTTACGCATGTTCCGCCTGCAGAATTAGCCCGTGTTAAGCAGCGCCGGGTGAGCCTGTAG
- the rho gene encoding transcription termination factor Rho: protein MDLQISDLEEMKLTDLYKLAKKYQIPYYGQLKKRELIFAILRAQAEQSGLMFMEGVLEILPEGYGFLRPINYLPSPEDIYISASQIRKFDLRSGDLVSGKCRTPKENERYFGLLQVNAVNGENPASAAERLHFPALTPLYPQDKLPLETSPTHLSTRIMDLLAPVGLGQRGLIVAPPKAGKTLLLKEIANSISTNNPEIELFVLLIDERPEEVTDMQRSVKGEVVASTFDELPENHIKVAELVLQRALRLVEHKKDVVILLDSITRLARAYNLVVPPSGRTLSGGIDPAAFHRPKRFFGSARNVEEGGSLTILATALIDTGSRMDDIIYEEFKGTGNMELHLDRKLAERRIFPAIDIRRSGTRREEVLLSKEELDTIWAIRKNMNESYDFVEGFLKKLRDSKTNAEFLASFDVAGGKDSSSASGTASNGGTSNSGSSARRTTRPKASSVPTT, encoded by the coding sequence ATGGATCTTCAAATTTCCGACCTGGAAGAAATGAAGCTGACCGATCTGTATAAGCTGGCCAAAAAGTACCAGATTCCTTACTACGGACAGCTGAAGAAACGGGAGCTGATCTTTGCGATTCTCCGCGCCCAGGCCGAGCAGAGCGGGCTTATGTTTATGGAGGGTGTTCTGGAGATACTGCCGGAAGGCTACGGTTTCCTGAGGCCGATCAACTATCTGCCCAGCCCGGAAGATATTTATATTTCGGCATCCCAAATCCGCAAATTTGATCTAAGAAGCGGAGATCTCGTATCCGGGAAATGCCGCACTCCCAAAGAGAATGAACGTTACTTCGGATTGCTTCAGGTGAACGCCGTTAACGGCGAGAATCCTGCCAGTGCAGCAGAGCGCCTGCATTTTCCGGCGCTGACACCTCTTTATCCGCAAGATAAGCTGCCGCTTGAAACATCCCCTACACATCTATCTACCCGAATAATGGATTTGCTCGCTCCCGTAGGACTGGGGCAGCGCGGTTTGATCGTAGCACCTCCCAAAGCAGGGAAAACGCTCCTCTTAAAAGAAATCGCCAACAGCATTTCCACTAATAATCCCGAGATTGAATTGTTCGTACTTCTGATTGATGAACGTCCTGAGGAAGTTACCGATATGCAGCGCTCTGTAAAAGGGGAAGTGGTTGCATCAACTTTTGATGAACTGCCGGAGAATCATATCAAGGTAGCGGAGCTTGTTCTGCAGCGGGCACTCCGTCTGGTGGAGCACAAAAAGGATGTTGTTATTCTGCTGGACAGCATTACCCGTCTCGCCAGAGCCTATAACCTGGTTGTGCCGCCATCTGGACGGACTCTGAGCGGAGGGATTGATCCGGCTGCGTTCCACCGGCCTAAGCGCTTCTTTGGTTCGGCGCGGAATGTGGAAGAAGGCGGAAGTCTGACGATTCTGGCGACAGCATTGATTGATACAGGTTCACGTATGGACGATATTATTTATGAAGAATTTAAAGGTACAGGAAATATGGAACTTCATTTGGACCGCAAGCTGGCAGAACGCCGGATTTTCCCGGCTATCGACATCCGCCGTTCGGGTACTCGCCGCGAAGAGGTACTGCTGAGCAAAGAAGAGCTCGACACGATTTGGGCGATCCGCAAAAATATGAACGAATCCTACGACTTTGTGGAAGGATTCCTCAAAAAGCTGCGTGACAGTAAGACAAATGCTGAATTCCTGGCATCTTTTGATGTTGCAGGAGGGAAGGACTCTTCCTCCGCAAGCGGTACAGCCAGTAATGGCGGAACCTCTAACAGCGGCTCATCTGCACGTCGTACTACGCGGCCGAAGGCTTCTTCTGTCCCTACAACCTGA
- a CDS encoding response regulator, with amino-acid sequence MEKKKVLIVDDQNGIRILLMEVFNSEGYATFQAANGKMALEIVHKESPDLVLLDMKIPGMDGLEILKHLKEIDPAIKVIMMTAYGELDMIKEATKLGALMHFTKPFDIDEMRVAVNMHLHNKSVDQMR; translated from the coding sequence ATGGAAAAGAAGAAAGTGTTAATTGTCGACGATCAGAACGGAATCCGGATTCTCCTTATGGAAGTATTTAATAGTGAGGGGTATGCCACCTTTCAAGCAGCTAACGGTAAAATGGCACTGGAAATTGTCCACAAGGAATCCCCGGACCTGGTTCTGCTCGATATGAAGATCCCGGGAATGGACGGATTGGAAATTCTGAAGCATTTGAAAGAGATCGACCCTGCCATTAAGGTGATTATGATGACGGCCTACGGTGAACTGGATATGATCAAGGAAGCGACCAAGCTCGGGGCGCTGATGCATTTTACCAAGCCTTTTGATATCGATGAAATGCGGGTTGCCGTGAACATGCATCTACACAATAAGTCAGTGGATCAAATGAGATAG
- a CDS encoding CTP synthase, with the protein MTKYIFVTGGVVSSLGKGITAASLGRLLKNRGLKVTIQKFDPYINVDPGTMSPYQHGEVFVTDDGAETDLDLGHYERFIDINLSKNSNVTTGKIYSSVISKERRGEYLGGTVQVIPHITNEIKERVFRAGRETGSDVVITEIGGTVGDIESLPFMEAIRQIKSDIGRENVMYIHVTLIPYIKAAGEVKTKPTQHSVKELRSIGIQPNVIVCRTEYPLTDDMKAKLALFCDIDANAVVECRDASTLYEVPLNLRDEGLDEIVVNHLKLTTPAPDMREWESMLDRIQKLERTVEIAMVGKYVALHDAYLSVVESLSHAGFAANAEVKIRWVDAEAVTDENVDELLGGVGGILVPGGFGDRGIEGKISAIRYAREQKIPFFGICLGMQVSVIEYGRSMLGLAGANSSEIDPATPHPLIDLLPEQKDIEDMGGTMRLGLYPCKLLPDSLAMSCYDDELVYERHRHRYEFNNAYRDEIEKAGLVISGTSPDGRLVEIVELPGHPWFLSVQFHPEFTSRPNRPQPLFREFVKASLTHSEQL; encoded by the coding sequence GTGACAAAGTATATTTTTGTAACGGGTGGCGTTGTGTCTTCCCTGGGCAAGGGCATCACCGCCGCTTCGCTGGGCAGGCTGCTCAAGAACAGAGGTCTTAAGGTGACGATCCAGAAATTTGATCCTTACATTAACGTAGACCCTGGAACAATGAGTCCTTATCAGCATGGGGAAGTATTTGTAACGGATGACGGCGCGGAAACAGACCTCGATCTCGGGCACTATGAACGGTTTATTGACATCAATCTGTCCAAGAACAGCAACGTAACGACTGGCAAAATCTACTCCTCGGTAATCAGCAAAGAACGGCGCGGGGAGTATTTGGGCGGTACGGTTCAGGTTATTCCGCATATCACCAACGAGATCAAGGAACGCGTATTCCGCGCGGGCCGCGAGACCGGATCTGATGTTGTAATTACGGAAATCGGCGGAACTGTAGGCGATATCGAGAGCCTGCCGTTCATGGAAGCGATTCGTCAGATCAAGAGCGACATCGGCCGCGAGAATGTAATGTACATTCATGTTACCCTGATTCCTTACATCAAGGCTGCCGGCGAAGTAAAAACAAAGCCGACACAGCACAGCGTTAAAGAGCTCCGCAGCATCGGAATTCAGCCGAATGTGATCGTGTGCCGTACGGAGTACCCTTTGACTGATGATATGAAGGCCAAGCTGGCGTTGTTCTGCGACATTGATGCGAATGCCGTAGTGGAATGCCGCGATGCCTCCACGCTGTATGAAGTACCGCTGAACCTTCGTGACGAAGGTCTGGATGAGATTGTGGTCAACCACCTGAAGCTGACTACGCCTGCACCGGATATGCGTGAATGGGAAAGCATGCTTGACCGGATTCAGAAGCTGGAGCGTACGGTTGAGATTGCTATGGTCGGTAAATATGTAGCGCTGCATGATGCTTACCTGAGCGTGGTTGAATCGCTCTCGCATGCCGGTTTTGCAGCGAATGCGGAAGTCAAAATCCGCTGGGTTGATGCAGAAGCGGTTACGGATGAGAACGTTGACGAACTGCTCGGCGGAGTAGGCGGTATCCTGGTTCCCGGCGGTTTCGGCGACCGGGGTATCGAAGGCAAGATTTCCGCTATCCGTTATGCGCGTGAACAAAAGATCCCATTCTTCGGCATCTGCCTCGGCATGCAGGTATCCGTTATCGAATACGGACGTTCCATGCTGGGACTGGCAGGAGCGAACAGCTCCGAGATTGATCCGGCTACACCGCATCCGCTGATTGACCTGCTTCCTGAACAGAAGGATATTGAAGACATGGGCGGCACGATGCGTCTTGGCCTGTACCCTTGCAAGCTTTTGCCTGATTCACTTGCTATGTCCTGTTATGACGATGAGCTGGTCTACGAACGTCACCGTCACCGGTATGAATTTAACAATGCTTACCGTGATGAAATTGAAAAAGCCGGCCTTGTCATCTCCGGAACCTCTCCGGATGGCCGTCTGGTGGAAATTGTTGAGCTTCCGGGACATCCTTGGTTCCTTTCGGTACAGTTCCATCCGGAGTTCACTTCACGTCCAAACCGTCCGCAGCCGCTCTTCCGCGAATTTGTCAAAGCATCCCTGACACATTCCGAACAGCTGTAA
- the fba gene encoding class II fructose-1,6-bisphosphate aldolase, giving the protein MPLVSMTDMLNKALEGKYAVGQYNINNLEWTQAILGAAEEEKSPVILGVSEGAARHMGGFYTVVKMVEGLIHDMKITVPVAIHLDHGSSFDKCKEAIDAGFTSVMIDGSHHPIEENIEMTKKVVEYAHAKGVSVEAEVGTVGGQEDDVIGGISYADLDECVRIVKETGIDTLAPALGSVHGPYHGEPNLGFKEMEEIRDAVQLPLVLHGGTGIPLHDIQKSISLGTSKINVNTENQIAFAKVVREVLAAKPDAYDPRTFIAPGREAIKQTVIGKIREFGSNNKA; this is encoded by the coding sequence ATGCCATTAGTATCTATGACTGACATGTTGAACAAAGCACTTGAAGGAAAATATGCAGTAGGCCAGTACAACATCAACAACCTGGAGTGGACTCAAGCGATTCTTGGTGCAGCAGAAGAAGAGAAGTCACCAGTAATCCTTGGCGTTTCCGAAGGCGCAGCCCGTCACATGGGCGGATTCTACACTGTTGTTAAGATGGTTGAAGGTCTTATCCATGATATGAAAATCACTGTTCCTGTTGCGATTCACCTGGATCATGGTTCCAGCTTTGACAAATGTAAAGAGGCAATTGATGCCGGATTTACATCTGTTATGATCGACGGATCCCACCACCCGATCGAAGAAAACATCGAAATGACTAAGAAAGTCGTTGAATATGCACACGCTAAAGGTGTTTCCGTAGAAGCAGAGGTTGGTACTGTCGGCGGACAGGAAGATGATGTTATCGGCGGCATTTCCTATGCTGACCTTGACGAGTGCGTACGCATTGTCAAAGAAACAGGCATCGACACCCTGGCTCCTGCACTTGGTTCCGTACACGGTCCTTACCACGGTGAGCCTAACCTCGGATTCAAAGAAATGGAAGAAATCCGCGATGCTGTTCAGCTTCCGCTCGTTCTTCACGGCGGTACAGGTATTCCATTGCATGACATCCAGAAATCCATTTCCCTGGGAACTTCCAAAATCAACGTAAACACTGAGAACCAAATCGCATTTGCTAAAGTGGTTCGTGAAGTTTTGGCTGCTAAACCGGATGCTTACGATCCGCGTACATTCATTGCACCAGGCCGTGAAGCGATCAAACAAACAGTTATCGGCAAAATCCGTGAATTCGGATCCAATAACAAAGCCTAA
- the rpmE gene encoding 50S ribosomal protein L31: MQEAIQPKYNITKVTCACGNTFESGSVKQELRVEICSNCHPFFTGKQKFLDAGGRVDRFKKKYGI; this comes from the coding sequence ATGCAAGAAGCAATCCAACCGAAGTACAACATCACTAAGGTAACTTGCGCATGTGGCAACACTTTCGAATCCGGATCTGTTAAACAAGAACTGCGCGTCGAAATTTGCTCCAACTGCCATCCATTCTTCACTGGTAAGCAGAAGTTCCTGGATGCTGGTGGTCGTGTCGATAGATTTAAGAAGAAATACGGTATCTAA
- a CDS encoding S8 family peptidase gives MDYYGFWQMLLDEISAASKHTERRIVTFNDGRHYAAALSQWKSLKKKLPGLRQVQVSPLIRAFFVPAASPEKLMVKYSSALSIEEDLRIRVHSLAGEMTGTAVMPWGVKAIHAPQAWSKSTGVHVKIGVIDTGADYRHPDLRHSLASGVNLLNRGMLPFDDNGHGTHIAGTLAAAGGTRGMMGVAPRSLIYPVKAFDHNGSAYVSDIVLGIDWCVQNNIDIINMSFGMKTRSKALHEVVIKAYRAGIAIIASSGNDGKRGGDYPARYPETIAVGAIDRRHRVAAFSNRGPYIDVYGPGEGVPSCWLREGYKEMSGTSMATSHVTGAAALLLALRPSLTPRELKLLLRRTALPVRLRKGQRRASLGGGAADAMRLLRAGTRARRKAAVKA, from the coding sequence ATGGATTATTACGGATTTTGGCAGATGTTGCTCGATGAGATATCGGCTGCCTCCAAACATACAGAGCGGCGCATCGTCACCTTCAATGATGGCCGCCATTATGCTGCAGCGCTATCCCAGTGGAAATCGCTGAAGAAGAAATTGCCGGGCCTGCGGCAGGTTCAGGTATCCCCGCTGATCCGGGCCTTCTTTGTGCCTGCAGCCAGTCCGGAAAAGCTGATGGTTAAATACTCATCTGCTCTAAGCATAGAGGAAGATCTGCGGATCCGGGTCCACTCCCTGGCGGGTGAAATGACCGGTACCGCCGTGATGCCATGGGGTGTAAAGGCAATTCATGCCCCTCAGGCCTGGTCAAAATCCACCGGGGTGCATGTGAAGATCGGCGTTATCGATACCGGTGCTGATTACCGACATCCTGATTTACGGCACTCGCTGGCTTCAGGGGTAAATCTGCTGAACCGCGGCATGCTGCCGTTTGATGATAACGGGCACGGAACACATATTGCCGGAACGTTAGCTGCGGCAGGCGGAACACGCGGGATGATGGGCGTTGCCCCGCGGTCGCTGATCTACCCGGTTAAGGCATTCGACCATAACGGCTCTGCCTATGTATCTGATATTGTGCTCGGCATCGACTGGTGTGTGCAGAACAACATCGACATTATTAATATGAGCTTCGGCATGAAAACAAGAAGCAAGGCCCTTCATGAGGTGGTCATCAAGGCCTACCGGGCCGGGATTGCCATCATTGCTTCCTCCGGCAACGACGGCAAACGGGGCGGTGACTACCCCGCCCGCTACCCCGAGACCATCGCCGTCGGCGCGATCGACAGAAGGCACCGCGTAGCAGCCTTCAGCAACCGCGGCCCGTACATCGATGTCTACGGGCCGGGCGAAGGTGTCCCCTCTTGCTGGCTGAGGGAGGGGTACAAGGAAATGAGCGGCACGTCGATGGCAACATCGCATGTGACGGGAGCCGCAGCACTGCTGCTCGCATTGCGGCCGTCCCTGACGCCGCGCGAGCTGAAGCTGCTGCTGCGCCGCACGGCACTGCCGGTGCGGCTGCGCAAGGGCCAGCGCCGCGCTTCGCTCGGCGGCGGCGCGGCCGATGCCATGCGGCTGCTCCGGGCGGGCACCCGGGCAAGGCGCAAAGCTGCCGTAAAGGCGTAG
- a CDS encoding UDP-N-acetylglucosamine 1-carboxyvinyltransferase — protein sequence MEKLMIGGGRPLEGTVTISGAKNSAIALIPAAILAESEVVLDNLPSLSDVAVYSEILEDLGGTVSWSGSQMRIDPSRIVSIPMPNGPVKKLRASYYMMGALLGRFKEATIGLPGGCNFEPRPIDQHIKGFEALGATVTNDHGSIHLYAKELRGAKIYLDVSSVGATINIMLAASRAKGSTIIENAAKEPEIIDVATLLNSMGAVIKGAGTETIRIEGVTEMHGCRHSIIPDRIQAGTYMIAAAATRGNVLIDNVIPKHLEALTAKLLEMGVDIEELDESIRVIGRAKYEHVDVKALVYPGFATDLQSPMTSMLTQAEGVSVLSDFVYSNRFKHVPELVRMGAKIRVEGRSAIIEGSRLNAAKVKAADLRAGAALVIAGLTVGEGITEVTGVEFIDRGYDNLVPNLRSLGAEVWRENE from the coding sequence ATGGAAAAGTTAATGATTGGCGGCGGACGTCCGCTTGAGGGCACAGTAACGATCAGCGGAGCGAAGAATAGTGCAATTGCGCTTATTCCCGCAGCTATTTTGGCTGAATCTGAAGTTGTCCTGGATAATTTGCCGTCTCTTAGTGATGTTGCTGTATACTCCGAAATTCTGGAAGATCTTGGCGGGACCGTTTCCTGGTCAGGCAGCCAGATGAGAATTGACCCCTCCCGTATCGTATCGATCCCCATGCCTAATGGACCAGTCAAAAAACTCAGAGCTTCTTATTATATGATGGGAGCGCTTCTTGGAAGATTTAAAGAAGCGACAATAGGCCTGCCCGGCGGCTGTAATTTTGAGCCCCGTCCGATAGACCAGCATATCAAAGGTTTTGAAGCACTGGGAGCGACTGTAACAAATGATCATGGTTCTATTCACTTGTATGCTAAAGAACTGCGGGGTGCGAAGATTTACTTAGACGTATCCAGCGTTGGTGCCACTATTAATATCATGCTTGCGGCTTCACGGGCCAAAGGCTCTACAATTATCGAAAATGCGGCTAAAGAGCCTGAGATTATAGATGTAGCTACCCTATTGAACTCTATGGGCGCTGTTATTAAAGGCGCCGGCACAGAAACTATCCGGATCGAAGGTGTTACGGAAATGCACGGCTGCCGTCACTCCATCATTCCTGACCGGATCCAAGCTGGAACATATATGATTGCCGCTGCGGCTACGCGGGGCAACGTGTTAATAGATAACGTCATTCCGAAGCATTTGGAGGCTTTAACCGCCAAGCTTCTGGAGATGGGTGTGGATATTGAAGAATTGGATGAAAGTATCCGGGTGATCGGCAGAGCCAAATACGAGCATGTCGATGTCAAAGCGCTGGTGTACCCCGGTTTTGCCACTGATCTGCAATCTCCGATGACGAGCATGCTAACCCAGGCTGAAGGTGTTAGTGTACTTAGCGATTTTGTGTATAGCAACAGGTTCAAGCATGTACCTGAGCTTGTGCGTATGGGTGCTAAGATCCGTGTAGAAGGACGTTCAGCTATTATTGAAGGCAGCAGGCTGAATGCCGCGAAGGTTAAAGCTGCTGATTTACGTGCAGGTGCAGCCCTGGTCATTGCCGGTTTAACCGTCGGGGAAGGAATTACCGAGGTTACAGGCGTGGAGTTTATCGACAGAGGGTACGACAATCTCGTACCGAATCTGCGCAGCCTGGGTGCTGAAGTCTGGCGCGAGAACGAGTAG
- the rpoE gene encoding DNA-directed RNA polymerase subunit delta has protein sequence MSTPLNLKLDPEKVKEMPMVDLAFLVLKAANTPYYYRDLMVEVAKLRGMTEEQTNDTIAQLYTEINIDGRFACVGTNLWGLKRWYPLERSDDPVGNSKRPRIINDEDDDLEDDDFADDEENYAAEEEDFDVIDEDRDDLYSDDDSEEEVDEDVVIDDDDIDEDDEDSDEDSEDGDADSDDEDDEY, from the coding sequence GTGAGTACGCCACTCAATTTAAAGCTGGACCCTGAGAAAGTTAAAGAAATGCCTATGGTGGACCTGGCTTTCCTGGTGCTCAAAGCAGCCAACACACCTTATTATTACCGTGACCTGATGGTTGAAGTAGCCAAGCTGCGCGGTATGACCGAAGAACAAACCAACGATACGATTGCACAGTTATATACCGAGATCAACATCGACGGGCGGTTTGCCTGTGTCGGAACCAATCTGTGGGGACTTAAGCGCTGGTATCCGCTGGAACGCTCTGATGATCCGGTCGGCAATTCCAAACGTCCGCGGATTATTAACGATGAGGACGATGATCTGGAAGATGACGACTTCGCGGATGACGAAGAGAACTACGCTGCTGAGGAAGAGGATTTCGATGTCATCGATGAAGACCGTGACGACCTTTATTCCGACGACGACAGCGAAGAAGAAGTGGACGAAGATGTTGTTATCGATGATGATGACATTGACGAAGATGATGAAGACAGCGATGAGGACTCCGAAGACGGGGATGCCGACAGTGACGATGAGGATGACGAATACTAG